The following proteins come from a genomic window of Coffea arabica cultivar ET-39 chromosome 11c, Coffea Arabica ET-39 HiFi, whole genome shotgun sequence:
- the LOC140016945 gene encoding uncharacterized protein isoform X2, with translation MKYSFKLLRKFLSKIRMAKSCASKNHKAKAAPPSPPPTPRAAPPSPSHEEEVHVQVQIHHGEHELCRGGDCNCLGEFVGKLWTIPGMKSVGVVNMAKPGDRIDVEELFDKIEKIPELESIEVVSMGNSGDHMDDEQMLLPPSMPLVAPPSLVSPPPSKEDDQPEDGPVDCDRLGEFIDKLWTIPGMHNIETFNLDKSGFQIRG, from the exons ATGAAGTACTCCTTCAAACTTCTTCGTAAG TTCTTAAGCAAAATAAGGATGGCCAAGTCTTGCGCAAGCAAGAACCATAAGGCAAAAGCAGCACCGCCATCGCCTCCGCCCACACCTCGGGCTGCTCCACCGTCTCCATCACATGAAGAAGAGGTTCACGTTCAGGTTCAGATTCACCATGGAGAACATGAACTGTGCAGGGGAGGAGACTGCAATTGCCTCGGTGAATTTGTTGGCAAACTGTGGACAATCCCAGGAATGAAAAGTGTTGGTGTTGTCAACATGGCAAAGCCAGGAGATCGTATTGACGTGGAAGAATTATTTGACAAAATAGAGAAAATTCCAGAACTGGAAAGTATTGAAGTGGTTAGCATGGGGAATTCGGGAGACCATATGGATGATGAGCAGATGCTGCTGCCACCGTCCATGCCTCTAGTTGCTCCACCATCTCTGGTATCACCTCCACCAAGTAAAGAAGACGATCAGCCAGAGGATGGACCGGTCGACTGTGATCGCCTCGGAGAATTTATTGACAAACTGTGGACAATTCCAGGGATGCACAACATCGAAACTTTCAATCTGGATAAATCGGGTTTCCAGATTCGTGGTTAA
- the LOC140016945 gene encoding uncharacterized protein isoform X1 produces the protein MKYSFKLLRKCAKKFLSKIRMAKSCASKNHKAKAAPPSPPPTPRAAPPSPSHEEEVHVQVQIHHGEHELCRGGDCNCLGEFVGKLWTIPGMKSVGVVNMAKPGDRIDVEELFDKIEKIPELESIEVVSMGNSGDHMDDEQMLLPPSMPLVAPPSLVSPPPSKEDDQPEDGPVDCDRLGEFIDKLWTIPGMHNIETFNLDKSGFQIRG, from the exons ATGAAGTACTCCTTCAAACTTCTTCGTAAG TGTGCAAAAAAGTTCTTAAGCAAAATAAGGATGGCCAAGTCTTGCGCAAGCAAGAACCATAAGGCAAAAGCAGCACCGCCATCGCCTCCGCCCACACCTCGGGCTGCTCCACCGTCTCCATCACATGAAGAAGAGGTTCACGTTCAGGTTCAGATTCACCATGGAGAACATGAACTGTGCAGGGGAGGAGACTGCAATTGCCTCGGTGAATTTGTTGGCAAACTGTGGACAATCCCAGGAATGAAAAGTGTTGGTGTTGTCAACATGGCAAAGCCAGGAGATCGTATTGACGTGGAAGAATTATTTGACAAAATAGAGAAAATTCCAGAACTGGAAAGTATTGAAGTGGTTAGCATGGGGAATTCGGGAGACCATATGGATGATGAGCAGATGCTGCTGCCACCGTCCATGCCTCTAGTTGCTCCACCATCTCTGGTATCACCTCCACCAAGTAAAGAAGACGATCAGCCAGAGGATGGACCGGTCGACTGTGATCGCCTCGGAGAATTTATTGACAAACTGTGGACAATTCCAGGGATGCACAACATCGAAACTTTCAATCTGGATAAATCGGGTTTCCAGATTCGTGGTTAA